One genomic window of Punica granatum isolate Tunisia-2019 chromosome 1, ASM765513v2, whole genome shotgun sequence includes the following:
- the LOC116192501 gene encoding putative receptor-like protein kinase At4g00960 translates to MMSSFFFSFLFFTVLVLPLQYGDASEGNDQYLECSRRFVCGDNINVTYPFWGEDRPWHCGLEGFQLLCEGESTSMVFEEQRYRVFNINQTDRTMNLSRDDLVKDPCLYDHYPNTTIDNHTLLHYSETVQNISIFYGCSDPDSDPSTKMIGEFSCPYPGDPAAVAIFKENPLSERPHPELNSCRTHIKVPVLRSSEMLRFFLSGFVMEYSVDEACSGCELSNGICGRTNGSSYGFSCYCNDKPYPISCPHRDGNSNNTVRTVIVVVAPIAAACLLASILYVYFRRVRKPFECVERNAAMDEITTAESLQYDFETVRAATNNFSEENKLGQGGFGAVYRGKLANGQEIAVKRLSRGLGQGDQEFKTEVLLVARLQHRNLVRLLGFCVSGDERLLIYEFLPNSSLDRFIFDPVKRPQLDWQWRQMIIGGVARGLVYLHEDSRLRIIHRDLKASNVLLDANMTPKISDFGLARLFRVDATHMATSRIVGTYGYMAPEYALYGQFSLKSDVFSFGVLVLEIVSGQRWNCFRNGETIEDLLAIVWRNWREGTVSNIMDPSLRDGPRTEMQRCIHIGLLCVQEHAANRPNMVSVLLMLNSFSISLPVPSQPALYMQSNMDSSVPFSAMNNSRETRPDGSESKSLGGSINEASITDVYPR, encoded by the exons ATGATGAGCtcgttcttcttctccttcttgttCTTCACTGTCCTCGTCCTTCCACTACAATACGGTGATGCCTCTGAGGGAAACGATCAGTATCTCGAGTGCAGCCGGCGGTTTGTGTGTGGAGATAACATAAATGTTACATACCCTTTCTGGGGAGAAGATAGGCCGTGGCATTGTGGCCTTGAGGGATTCCAACTACTATGTGAAGGTGAATCCACTTCCATGGTTTTTGAGGAGCAGAGATATAGAGTATTCAACATCAATCAAACGGATCGAACGATGAATCTATCAAGGGATGATCTCGTGAAGGATCCGTGCCTTTACGACCATTACCCAAACACCACCATAGATAATCACACACTCCTCCATTACAGTGAGACAGTGCAaaacataagcatattttatGGTTGCTCTGATCCTGATTCCGATCCAAGCACAAAGATGATTGGCGAGTTCTCATGCCCATATCCAGGTGACCCAGCAGCCGTAGCCATCTTTAAAGAAAATCCCTTGTCGGAGAGACCACATCCAGAATTGAATAGTTGTAGAACACATATCAAGGTTCCCGTGCTTCGGAGTTCAGAAATGCTTCGTTTTTTCCTAAGTGGGTTTGTGATGGAGTACAGCGTAGATGAAGCATGCTCGGGGTGTGAATTATCTAATGGGATCTGCGGAAGAACTAACGGGTCTTCATACGGGTTTTCTTGCTATTGCAATGATAAACCTTATCCCATTTCCTGTCCTCATCGAGATG GAAATAGCAATAACACGGTCCGCACAGTTATCGTTGTGGTTGCCCCGATTGCTGCTGCATGCTTATTGGCTAGCATTCTCTACGTCTACTTTCGGAGAGTGAGAAAACCGTTCGAATGTGTGGAGA GAAATGCAGCTATGGATGAGATCACAACTGCAGAATCCCTGCAGTACGACTTTGAGACGGTCAGGGCTGCAACTAACAACTTCTCCGAAGAGAACAAGCTCGGACAAGGAGGGTTCGGCGCCGTTTACAGG GGCAAGCTTGCCAACGGACAAGAAATAGCGGTGAAGAGGCTGTCGCGAGGTCTCGGGCAAGGAGATCAAGAGTTCAAGACTGAGGTGCTTCTAGTGGCGAGGCTTCAGCACCGGAACCTGGTTCGGCTTCTAGGCTTCTGCGTGAGTGGGGATGAGAGGCTTCTCATCTATGAGTTCCTGCCCAACTCAAGCCTCGACCGATTTATATTTG ACCCAGTTAAGCGTCCACAGTTGGACTGGCAATGGCGCCAAATGATTATAGGAGGCGTAGCTCGTGGACTTGTTTAcctccatgaggattctcgTCTTCGTATCATTCACAGAGATCTCAAAGCAAGCAATGTTCTCTTAGATGCAAATATGACCCCGAAAATCTCGGACTTCGGACTGGCCCGGTTGTTCAGGGTGGATGCAACTCATATGGCCACTAGTAGGATCGTGGGGACATA TGGTTATATGGCTCCAGAGTATGCACTGTATGGTCAGTTCTCTCTAAAATCAGATGTTTTCAGCTTCGGCGTGTTGGTTCTCGAGATTGTTAGCGGTCAAAGATGGAACTGTTTCCGAAATGGAGAGACGATAGAGGATCTTCTAGCCATT GTATGGAGAAACTGGAGGGAAGGAACAGTTTCGAATATCATGGATCCTTCTCTTAGAGATGGGCCGAGGACCGAGATGCAAAGATGCATTCACATCGGGCTGTTATGTGTCCAAGAACATGCAGCAAACAGACCAAATATGGTTTCAGTCCTCCTTATGCTCAATAGTTTCTCAATCTCTCTACCGGTGCCCTCTCAGCCTGCACTTTACATGCAGAGCAACATGGACTCGAGTGTCCCATTTTCAGCAATGAACAATTCAAGAGAGACGCGACCTGATGGGTCGGAAAGTAAATCTCTCGGAGGTTCTATCAACGAGGCTTCTATAACTGATGTATATCCTCGATAG
- the LOC116192502 gene encoding probable UDP-3-O-acylglucosamine N-acyltransferase 2, mitochondrial isoform X1, protein MAIHLKKLQLLGSSTSRLFESTCPRGLCFPSLLESSTVRSFSVCSLDQTDSDGSVSCLGGDAETNYQEFWKWHNGGGSVHPLAQIDSKALIEIGAVVHSNAVVGENVHVGSGAVVGPSVTIGHSTKIGYNVSLSNCRIGESCIIHNGACIGQDGFGFYVDDHGNMIKKPQVSCKQMLNATIGNRVEIGANTCIDRGSWRDTVIGDSTKIDNLVQIGHNVVIGKSCMLCGQVGIAGSATIGDFVTLGGRAAVRDHITIVSKVRLAANSCVIKDIKVPGDYGGFPAVPIGQWRRQITARFRS, encoded by the exons ATGGCAATTCATCTCAAGAAGCTGCAATTGCTAGGCTCCTCAACCAGCCGCCTGTTCGAGAGCACTTGCCCGCGAGGATTATGTTTCCCGTCTCTGTTGGAAAGCAGCACTGTGCGTAGTTTCTCGGTGTGCTCTCTTGACCAGACTGATTCAGATGGCTCAGTGAGCTGCCTTG GGGGTGATGCTGAAACGAATTACCAAGAATTCTGGAAATGGCACAATGGTGGGGGTAGTGTCCATCCATTGGCACAGATTGATTCGAAAGCACTGATTGAGATTGGTGCTGTTGTTCATTCAAATGCTGTGGTGGGGGAGAATGTTCATGTGGGGTCAGGAGCTGTTGTTGGACCTTCTGTTACTATTGGTCATTCTACAAAAATTGG tTACAATGTTTCGctaagtaattgcagaatcggTGAGTCATGCATAATCCACAATGGAGCATGCATCGGTCAAGATG GATTTGGCTTTTACGTGGATGACCATGGCAACATGATAAAGAAGCCACAG gtgtctTGTAAGCAGATGCTGAATGCAACAATAGGAAATCGTGTGGAGATTGGAGCAAATACATGCATTGATAGGGGAAG TTGGAGAGACACAGTGATAGGTGATTCAACAAAGATAGATAACTTAGTACAG ATTGGTCATAATGTAGTCATTGGGAAGAGCTGCATGCTTTGTGGACAAGTCGGGATTGCTGGGTCAGCAAC gATAGGAGATTTCGTAACACTAGGGGGAAGGGCAGCAGTTCGAGATCATATCACCATTGTCTCGAAG GTCCGACTAGCTGCTAATAGCTGTGTCATAAAGGACATCAAAGTGCCTGGGGATTATGGTGGCTTTCCTGCT GTGCCGATAGGCCAGTGGAGAAGACAAATTACTGCTCGATTCCGGTCATAA
- the LOC116192502 gene encoding probable UDP-3-O-acylglucosamine N-acyltransferase 2, mitochondrial isoform X2, giving the protein MAIHLKKLQLLGSSTSRLFESTCPRGLCFPSLLESSTVRSFSVCSLDQTDSDGSVSCLGGDAETNYQEFWKWHNGGGSVHPLAQIDSKALIEIGAVVHSNAVVGENVHVGSGAVVGPSVTIGHSTKIGYNVSLSNCRIGESCIIHNGACIGQDGFGFYVDDHGNMIKKPQMLNATIGNRVEIGANTCIDRGSWRDTVIGDSTKIDNLVQIGHNVVIGKSCMLCGQVGIAGSATIGDFVTLGGRAAVRDHITIVSKVRLAANSCVIKDIKVPGDYGGFPAVPIGQWRRQITARFRS; this is encoded by the exons ATGGCAATTCATCTCAAGAAGCTGCAATTGCTAGGCTCCTCAACCAGCCGCCTGTTCGAGAGCACTTGCCCGCGAGGATTATGTTTCCCGTCTCTGTTGGAAAGCAGCACTGTGCGTAGTTTCTCGGTGTGCTCTCTTGACCAGACTGATTCAGATGGCTCAGTGAGCTGCCTTG GGGGTGATGCTGAAACGAATTACCAAGAATTCTGGAAATGGCACAATGGTGGGGGTAGTGTCCATCCATTGGCACAGATTGATTCGAAAGCACTGATTGAGATTGGTGCTGTTGTTCATTCAAATGCTGTGGTGGGGGAGAATGTTCATGTGGGGTCAGGAGCTGTTGTTGGACCTTCTGTTACTATTGGTCATTCTACAAAAATTGG tTACAATGTTTCGctaagtaattgcagaatcggTGAGTCATGCATAATCCACAATGGAGCATGCATCGGTCAAGATG GATTTGGCTTTTACGTGGATGACCATGGCAACATGATAAAGAAGCCACAG ATGCTGAATGCAACAATAGGAAATCGTGTGGAGATTGGAGCAAATACATGCATTGATAGGGGAAG TTGGAGAGACACAGTGATAGGTGATTCAACAAAGATAGATAACTTAGTACAG ATTGGTCATAATGTAGTCATTGGGAAGAGCTGCATGCTTTGTGGACAAGTCGGGATTGCTGGGTCAGCAAC gATAGGAGATTTCGTAACACTAGGGGGAAGGGCAGCAGTTCGAGATCATATCACCATTGTCTCGAAG GTCCGACTAGCTGCTAATAGCTGTGTCATAAAGGACATCAAAGTGCCTGGGGATTATGGTGGCTTTCCTGCT GTGCCGATAGGCCAGTGGAGAAGACAAATTACTGCTCGATTCCGGTCATAA